The Ziziphus jujuba cultivar Dongzao chromosome 7, ASM3175591v1 genome includes a region encoding these proteins:
- the LOC107425691 gene encoding NAC domain-containing protein 35 translates to MAIPASASSSMSHNDSNTVNKHGDDHDEHEQDMVMPGFRFHPTEEELVEFYLRRKVEGKRFNVELITFLDLYRYDPWELPAMAAIGEKEWFFYVPRDRKYRNGDRPNRVTTSGYWKATGADRMIRTENSRSIGLKKTLVFYSGKAPKGIRTSWIMNEYRLPQHETERYQKAEISLCRVYKRPGVEDHPSLPRSLPSRASSSSSRPGASSSQSSERKQHNTINTVMEKLQAFGGVQTQQIDVEKMSETDGSINSDVTTALGLSKHNATTATAAYRALGLQAAEMEAEEGMLLQHHHHHHNHHHQQSSKHQIYPLVPLFTAVSSSVSSSNATIDDLHRLVNYQQPTNDHHHQQQQYYNEHQHHHQTQQHYTPLPPPPEAQQQLGLNTLPNSLPTAFSDRLWEWNPIPEGNREYPNPFK, encoded by the exons ATGGCAATTCCAGCATCGGCAAGCTCAAGCATGAGCCACAACGATTCCAACACCGTTAACAAGCATGGTGATGACCATGATGAGCATGAGCAAGACATGGTTATGCCTGGTTTTCGCTTCCATCCAACCGAAGAAGAACTCGTTGAGTTTTACCTTCGCCGTAAGGTTGAGGGCAAGCGATTCAACGTTGAACTCATTACTTTCCTCGATCTTTATCGCTATGACCCTTGGGAACTTCCtg CCATGGCAGCGATTGGAGAAAAGGAATGGTTCTTCTATGTCCCAAGAGACCGGAAGTACCGCAACGGTGATAGGCCGAACCGAGTCACAACTTCTGGGTATTGGAAGGCAACCGGAGCTGATAGGATGATTAGAACAGAGAATTCAAGGTCCATTGGACTGAAGAAAACCCTAGTTTTTTACTCCGGAAAAGCTCCGAAAGGCATCAGAACTAGTTGGATTATGAATGAGTATCGATTGCCCCAGCATGAAACTGAAAGATATCAAAAG GCTGAAATATCACTTTGCCGGGTTTATAAGAGACCTGGAGTGGAAGATCACCCCTCTCTCCCTCGCTCCCTTCCTTCGAGAGCATCCTCGTCGTCGTCAAGACCGGGGGCGAGTTCATCTCAGTCGTCCGAAAGAAAGCAGCATAACACCATTAACACGGTCATGGAGAAACTCCAAGCTTTCGGAGGAGTACAAACACAGCAAATAGATGTGGAAAAGATGAGCGAAACCGATGGGAGTATCAACTCCGATGTCACCACAGCTCTCGGGCTCTCCAAGCACAACGCCACCACTGCCACTGCAGCCTACCGAGCTCTTGGATTACAAGCTGCCGAAATGGAGGCTGAGGAAGGTATGCTTTTGCAGCACCATCATCACCaccataatcatcatcatcagcagTCATCGAAGCATCAAATTTATCCATTAGTCCCACTCTTCACGGCGGTTTCTTCTTCGGTTTCATCATCAAATGCCACCATCGATGATCTTCATAGGCTTGTGAATTACCAGCAACCAACtaatgatcatcatcatcaacaacaacaatattacaatgAGCACCAACATCACCATCAAACTCAACAACACTACACTCCACTGCCACCGCCACCGGAAGCGCAGCAGCAGCTAGGGCTCAACACTCTCCCCAACTCTCTTCCAACTGCATTCTCCGACAGGCTATGGGAGTGGAATCCGATCCCGGAGGGAAATCGAGAGTACCCCAATCCTTTCAAGTAA